In the Pseudonocardia sediminis genome, GGCTCCGGCCGGATCGACCCGGCGACCTCGGCCCTGGCCACCCGGATCATGGCCGCGACCGGCCGGGCCCCGGAGACGGTGGTGCGCCGGACTCTCGACGCCCACGACCGCGGACGCCTGCACGTCCTGCCGCAGGTCGAGGGACGCCTGACGTGGGCGGCCAAGCGGGCCCTCCCGGGTCTCTACACTCACGGCACCGGGCTCGGGGCGCGGCTGGCGACGAGGATGCTCGACGGGCCGCCCGGGCGCCGCTGACCCCGCCGCGTCGAGCCGATGGCGGCCCTTGCAGGCGGGCTCCGGAGCCGGGCGGGCTCAGAGCTTCGTGAGCGGGACCCCGCCGATCAGCATCAGCCGCACCGTGCCGGAGCTGCCGAAGTCGATCGTGACGGTGGCGCGCTGGCCGACGCCGTCCGAGGCGATCACCGTGCCCAGGCCGTACTTGTCGTGGTTGACCCGGTCGCCGACGTCGAGCGAGATCGTCGCGTTCATCGTGCGCTCGGGGACCTTCCAGTCCCCGCGGTCGCCGCTGCCGCGCCGCTGCCCGAAACCGAACCGGCCGACCGGGGCGGACGGGCGCTCGGGCTCCGTCCGCCGCCAGTCCACGAGCTCGGGCGGGACCTCGTCGAGGAACCGCGACGCCGGGTTCGTCGAGGGCTGGCCGAACGCCGAGCGGACGATCGCCCGGGACAGGAACAGCCGCTCGCGGGCCCGGGTGATCCCGACGTAGGCCAGGCGCCGTTCCTCGGCGAGCTCCTTCGGGTCCCCCAGCGTGCGCAGGTGCGGGAAGATCCCGTCCTCCCAGCCGGTGAGGAACACGACCGGGAACTCCAGGCCCTTCGCCGTGTGCAGGGTCATCAGCGTGACCATGCCGGAGTCGTCGTCCGGGATGGAGTCGGCGTCGGCGACGAGCGCGACCCGCTCCAGGAACGCGGCCAGCGAGCCCGGTGGGGGCGCGCCGGCGTCGGCGTCGTCGTCCTCCGCGGTGCCCGCGGCCCCGGCCCGCTCCTGTCCCCGCTCCTCCTGGGCCCACTCCTCCTGGGCCCGCTCCGCGGCCGCCGCGGCGCGGTCGGCGGCGTCGGGGTCGGTCGAGAGCGCGGCGAGGTCGGCCACCGCGGCGTCGCCGGCGAACTCCCGGGCCACCGTGACGAGCTCGGCCAGGTTGTCCATCCGGGTCCCGTCCTGCGGGTCCTCGCTGGCCTGCAGCTCCTCGACGTAGCCGGTGCGGGCGTAGATCGTCTCCAGGATCTCCGACGTGTCGTCGCCGCGCTCGACCATCTCGCGCAGCTCGTCGATCATCCGGACGAACCCGGCGATGTTCTTCTGCGACCGGGTGGCCAGGGCGGGTGCGCGGTCGGGCTCCTCGGCCGCGATCCGCAGCGCCGCGGCGAAGGAGATCCGCTCGCGCTCGGCCAGGTCCGCCACGACCGACTCCGCGCGGTCGCCGATCCCCCGCTTGGGGACGTTCAGGATCCGGCGCAGGCTCACCGTGTCGTCGGCGTTGGAGAGCACCCGCAGGTACGCCAGCGCGTCCCGGATCTCGCGGCGCTCGTAGAACCGGACGCCACCGACGACCTTGTAGGGCATCCCGACGCGCAGGAACACGTCCTCGAACACCCGGGACTGGGCGTTGGTGCGGTAGAAGATCGCGATGTCGGAGTTGCGGTACTCCCCGGAGTCGACCAGCCGGTCGATCTCGGAGGCGACGAACGAGGCCTCGTCGTGCTCGTTGTCGGCGACGTAGCCGATCATCTTCTCGCCGTCGCCCTGATCGGACCACAGCCGCTTGTCCCGGCGCTCGGTGTTGCGCGCGATCACCGCGTTCGCCGCGGTCAGGATCGTCTGGGTGGAGCGGTAGTTCTGCTCGAGCAGGATCGTGCGCGCGTTCGGGAAGTCCTGCTCGAACTCCACGATGTTGCGGATGCTCGCGCCGCGGAACGCGTAGATCGACTGGTCGGAGTCGCCGACCACGCACAGCTCGGCCGGCTGGGCACGCTCGGTCGCCGGTGCGACGAGCTGGCGGACCAGCTCGTACTGGGCGTGGTTGGTGTCCTGGTACTCGTCGACGAGCACGTGGCGGAACCGGCGGCGGTAGTACTCGGCGACGGCCGGCATCCGCTGCAGCAGCGAGACCGTCTCCATGATCAGGTCGTCGAAGTCGAACGCGTTCGCCTGGCGCAGCCGGGCCTGGTAGACGCCGTAGACCTCGGCGATCCGGCGCTCGTGCTCGGTGCCGGCGCGCTCGGAGGCGTCGTCCGGGGAGAGCAGCTCGTTCTTCAGGTTCGAGATCTGCGCGGCCAGTGCCCGGGGGGCGAACTTCTTCGGGTCCAGCTCCAGGTCCCGGCCGACGATCCCGATCAGACGGCGCGAGTCGTCCGCGTCGTAGACCGAGAACGCGCTGCGTACGCCCAGGTGCTTGGCCTCGCGGCGCAAGATCCGCACGCACATGGAGTGGAACGTGGAGACCCACATCGCCGCCGAGCGGCGCCCGACGAGCGCGTCCACCCGCTCCTTCATCTCCGCGGCGGCCTTGTTCGTGAACGTGATCGACATGATCTCGCCCGGGTGCACCCCGCGTTCGGCCAGCAGCCAGCCGATCCGGTGGGTGAGCACCCGCGTCTTGCCCGACCCGGCCCCGGCCACGATCAGCAACGGCGCACCGGCGTGGGTGACGGCCTCGCTCTGCCGCGGGTTGAGGCCCTCCAGCAGCGCACGGCCACGGGAGGTCGTCGGTGCGGTCCCGGCGGAGGTCGCACCGGTGTCCTGGGCGGGGAGTTCGAACAGCGCACTCATCGTGTCGAACACGGTACCGCCGCCCACCGACAACCCTCGCGCTCGCCCGCGCGTGCCCCACGGTGCTCCGATCGTGTGGCACACTCGTCGCCGTGCAGACCACCAGGCGATTTTCCTACGGGTACCGGAGTCCGGCACCCGTCGCCTGAACGAGCAGAACCGACGCCCCGGAGTCCGCGGACCCGGGGCGTCTCGTATGTCCGGTGCCGCCGACTCCCACCTCATCGGAGCAGACCATGACCACCCCCGCACCGGACCCGCTGACCTCGCAGGCACCCTCGGACGCCTCCGACCTGCCCCCGGTCCCCACGACCGAGGAGGAGATCGACGAGCTGCGTCGCGAGATCGACCGCCTCGACGCCGAGATCCTGTCGGCGATCCAGCGCCGCACCGAGGTCTCGAAACGGATCGGCGCGACGCGGATGGCGTCCGGCGGGCCGCGGATCGTCTACAGCCGCGAGATGGCGGTGCTGGACCGGTTCGCCGACCTGGGCGTCGAGGGTCGCGAGCTGGCGATGATGCTGCTGCGTCTGGGCCGGGGACGGCTCGGCGGGCGCTGACCCGACCGGGTGATCCACTTCCCGACCTGCGGGCTCCGACCGTGGCACTCTGGGTCGTATGGGAATCATCGCGGCACTGATCGCGCTGGCCGGGCTCCTGGCCGCGCTCGGGCACGTCGGCTACATCGCCATGCTGCAGAACGCGGCCAACAAGAAGGGCCTCTCCGGCGGAGAGGTCGCCACCTACGCGAAGAGCCGGTGGCCGGTCGCCGGCGGCGCGGCGGGCGTCTCGCTGATCGGGCTACTCATCGTGACGAGCAGCGGCTCGTTCGGCGGTGACCTGTTCGGCCTCATCCTCGCGCTCGGCGGAGGCGTCGTGGGCTACAAGGGCCTGCAGACGGAGCGAAACCGTTATCCGAGCAGCTGATGCGGAGTCGCGCTGCGTAGTCGACCACCCACTCGGAGCATCGATGGACAACCGCGTCCGGGGCGGAAAAGGTACGACCGCTCGCCGATTGATGACATCGGTGTGATTGAGCCGTCACGCAGCGGTCAAAGCGAGCACGACCTGGGGTTTCTCCGGAGGCACTGTCCGACAAGGGTTGCCTCCTCGCATAACGGGAGCGATCAGCGGTCGGATACGGCCGATGAACGGATTTCACCCTCTCGGGTGACGCGCGCCGAGCGGATTACCTCCGCTTGGTGATCGTCCCCGGGTCCGGTACACCTTCTCGGGTCCAGTTCACCCGAAGGAGGAACAGCGGCCGTGACCGAGATTCCCGCCGGATCCCCGCTCCCCAGCGCCACGGGATCCGGACGCAGTGAGCCGCTGACCGTCGCGGCACTGATCGCGCGTCAGTCCGCCGGTACCGCCACCGTGCACGTCCCGGTCGCCCGGGAGACCGGGTCGCACACGGGCGTCGCCGAGATCGTCTCCGTCGGGTCGCTGCTCCGCCGGGAGGGTCGCGCCCCGCACGCGCTGGACCGCCCGATGCAGCCGCGCGCCGTCCGTCAGGCCGAGATGGCCCCCGTCTGGCCGGCCCGCCCGGCGTCGGGCCGCCGTCGCGCCGCCGCCGTCGCCGGCGCACTGATCGCCGCCGGCTCCGTGCTCGGCGCCGCGATGTACAACGGCGCGGCCTCGCACAGCTCCGACGCCCAGGCCGCGGCCGACGGCCTGTTCCCGGGCCTCGGCCTGCCGTCCGGCTCCGCGACCCCGGCGACGCTGCCCGCGACCTACCTGCCGACCACCGTCGCGCTGACCAGCCCCCTCCCCGCGGCCTCGGTCCTGCAGCCCGGCGCCACCGACTGGATGCAGGTGGCCTTCCCGCGGAGCGCCGCGGCCCCGAACTCCGCCGCGACCGGCACCCTGAGCACCGCGACCACGATGCCGTCCGCCCTCGGCAACGCCATCCCGGCGGCGAGCAACGCCGTACAGAACACCCCGGCCGCCTCCGGCGGCACCACCGCCCCCGGCACCGGCCCGGGTGGGACGACCGCCCCCGGCGGCGGTGGCTCCTCCTCCGGTGGCGGCACCGCCGGCGGCGGCGGTCTCCTGCCGATCCTGAACAACCCGGACCGGCCCACCGAGAGCAACCTGCTCGACCCGCTCACCGGCGGTGGCTCGTCCGGCGGCGGCAGCTCGACCGGCGGGTCCGGTCCGTCCGGGCCCCGGATCACCACCGGACCGCTGCAGGACGTCACCGAGACGGTGCGCCCGGTCGGCGAGACGGTCGGCGAGGTCGTGCGTCCGGTCACCCGGGCGACCGCTCCGGTCGGCGAGACCGTCGGCGGGGTCCTCACCCCCGTCACGAGGACCGTCGAGCCCGTGACCGACGCGTTGAAGCCGGTCACGAAGCCGCTCACCGGGGCCCTGGAGCCCGTCACGACGCCCGTACTGGGTGCCCTGCAGCCCGTCACCGGGCCGGTCCTGGCGGCGACCGAGCCCACCACCGGGCCGATCCTCGAGTCGCTCTCGCCGGTCACGGGCCTGCTCGACACCCCCGCGGCCGACGAGAAGAAGTCCTCCGGCGGCAAGCACCGCGCGGTCGCCGATGGCGGTACGGCCACGAAGCCGGTCAGCGACCTGGTCTCCGGCACCGTCGGCACGGTGACGGGCGTCCTGTCGCCGAAGATCAGCAGCGCGTCGTCGTCCGACTCGGACTCCTCGTCCCAGGGCTCGTCCTCGTCGGATCCGGACTCGTCGGGCTCGGAGTCCTCGGGCTCGGCGTCCGCCTCCGGTTCCTCCGACGACACGTCCGGCTCGGCCGGCGGCAGCGTCGTCACCGACACCGTCTCCTCGGTCACCGACACGGCCGGTGGCCTCGTCGGCGGCCTGACCGGCGCGAAGTAGCGGGCTCCGAGCTGGAACGAGCCTCCGGGTCGGTATCGATGCTCCCTCCGGCCCGTTCCGGCCGCGGGGCGGCCTACACGAGCCTGCGGTCGGTGGCCCAGCGGGACAGCTCGTAGCGGTTCGACGTCTGTGTCTTGCGCAGGACGCTGGACACGTGCGTCTCGACGGTCTTCACCGAGATGAACAGCTCCCCGCCGATCTCCTTGTAGGAGTAGCCGCGGGCGAGCAGCCGGAGCACGTCGCGTTCGCGGCGGGTCAGCTGGTCCAGCTCCGGGTCGATCGGCGGAGCCGCGCCCGGGCGGTCGGAGAACGCGTCCAGGACGAACCCGGCCAGGCGCGGGGAGAACACGGCGTCGCCCGCCCGCACCCGGCGCACCGCGTCCGCGAGCTCCTGGGCGGAGATCGTTTTCGTGACGTAGCCGCGGGCCCCGGCCCGGATCACGGTGATGACGTCCTCGGCGGCGTCGGAGACGCTCAGCGCGAGGAACACCGGCTGCACAGACGCCCCCGCCTGCGCCCCGCCCCCGGCCCCGGCGGCACGCACCCGGCGGAGCACCTCGGCGCCGCCGCCGTCGGGCATGTGGACGTCGAGCAGCACGACGTCCGGGCGCAGGTGCCCGATCCCGGCCACCGCCTCGTCCACCGAGCCCGCCTCGCCGGCCACCACGACCTCGGGCTCGCCGCCGTCGCCGCGGTCGAGCTCGGCGCGCACGCCGGAGCGGAACAGGGCGTGGTCGTCGACCAGGAAGACGCGGATCGCGGTGTCCGGGGCCGGTCCGGCCTCCGACGGGGTCCTCGTGTCGTCGCTCATCTCGTGCCCTCCTGCGTCTCCGCGCCGGCCCCGGACTCCTGACGTGCAGGCGGGGCCGCCGCCTGTTCCCGGTGAACGGGCATCGTCAACCGCACCTCGGTGCCCTCACCCGGCGCGCTGCGCAGCCGGACCGTACCGCCGTGGCGGCGCATCCTGGTGTGCACCGAGTCGGCGAGCCCGTGCCGGTCCTCGGCGACGGCGTCCGGGTCGAACCCCGAACCGCGGTCGCGGACGAACACGTTCACCTCGTCCTCGTCTTCGACCTCGGCGTACACGCTGACCTCGTCCACCCCGGCGTGCTTGGCCGCGTTGACCATCGCCTCCCGGGCCGCCAGGACCAGCGCGCGCAGGTCGCCGTCCATCGTCGCGTCGCCGACGACGACCGGGTTGACCGTCACCGCGTAGGTGTCCTCGACCTCGGCGGCGGCCTCGGTCAGTGCCGCCGACAGCCGCCCGGACGCCTCCGGGTCGCGTTCGGACGGGTCCCTGCCGTAGCCGTTCGGACCGTAGAGCCAGGCGCGCAGCTCCCGTTCCTGGCCGCGGGCCAGACGCTGCACCTCCCGCGGCGACGACGCCTGGCGCTGGATCAGGGCGAGCGTCTGCAGCACCGAGTCGTGCAGGTGCGCCGCGATCTCGGCCCGCTCGGCGCCGACGATCCGGGCGCGGCGCTCCTCACCGAGGTCGCGGACCAGCCGCACCCACCAGGGCACGGTCAGCACGGCGACACCGAGCAGGGTCGCGAACGCGGCCAGCAGACCGAACCGGACCTGGTCGAGGTTGACGTTGCCGAGCAGGAACACCGCGAGCCCGCCGGCGACCAGCACCGCTCCGACCACGGTGCGGGCCACCGCCGTCCCGCCTCCCGCCGTCACGCCGCGGGCGCCGTGCGCCCACCGGCGTCGCTGGGCCTCGTCGGCCTCGCGCCAGACGACGGCCGCACCGACCGCCGCCACGCCGAGCGGGCCGGCGATCCAGCTGACGACCCCGTTGCCGGCCGCGGCCAGGGCGAGGCCGACCCCGAGCCCGAGCGCGGCCAGCCCGACCGCCTGCTGGCGTTCGGACCGGCCGATCGTCCGCTCGACCGGGGTGATCTCCTGCCGCACGAAGATCCACAGCAGGGCGTAGGCGAGCACCCCGGACCAGCCGATGACGGCCAGCAGCACGAACCCGGCGCGCACCCATCGGACGTCGACGCCCAGGTGGTCGGCGACGCCGCCCGCGACACCGGCCACGATCCGCCCGGATCGGCGCCGTGCCAGCGGGGCCCGCACGGGCCCCTGCTGCACGGACCCTTGCTGCGGGGGTCCCTGCTGCGGGTGTCCCTGCCGGGGAGACCGTTGTGCCTGCGGAACGCTCACGGCACCATCGTCACACGCATCCGGGCGCGTTCCATCGGGATCGGGGTCAGGGTCGGATCGGGGACGTCCCCGATCCGGACGGCGGCGGCGCAGGTCAGGCTCGGTCACATGGACGAGACGGACGGTCGGCGGAGCGGTACGGACATCGGGGACGATGACCGGCGGGGTGGGACGGACACGGACGTGGGGAGCTCGACGGCGCGGGCACGGGCGGAGCTGCACGACATGTGGCGGACCCGCCCGTCCCGGCCGCGCGACGACCGCAAGGTCGCCGGCGTGGCGTCGGCGATCGGGCGTCGCTACGACGTCGACCCGGTCCTGGTGCGGATCGCGTTCGTCGTCGCCGCGTTCTACGGCCCCGGTATCCCGCTCTACCTCGCCGGGTGCGCCGCGCTCCCGGACGCCGGGTCGCCGCACCGTCCGGGACGCGGGCAGGCGGCGGCCCTGACGGTCACCGTCCTGGTCGCGTCGGCCGCCGTCGTCTCCGCACTGCTGTTCCTCGGCGCCGACGGGGGCTGGTTCCTGCCGATGCTGGCCAGCCTGGGCCTGCTGGTCGCGCTGCACGTGACGCGCGGGCGTCGCGGCCCGGCCGGGCGTGCCGTCGACGGCGGGCCGGCCGGTCCGGACACCCCGGCGACGGCCCACCACACGGGCCCCACCGCGCTCGTCGACCCGGCCGGCGGTCACGACCGTCCGGCGCCCGCCGGCCCGCCCGGGACCGGCGGTGACGCCACCGCCCCGGTCGCGAGCGACACCGCCGCCGACGGTGACGGCGCAGCCCCGGCGCGGGCCGACGCGGTCGCGCCCCCGCCCGCTCCCCCGTCCTGGGACCCGCTCGGCGCCGCCCCCTTCGCCTGGGACCTGCCGGAACCGGGCCCCGAGCCGGCCCCGCCCCTGCCGCCGCGGTCACGGCTCACCCCGATCACGCTCGGCATCGCACTCGTCGCCTCGGGCATCGTCGCGGTCCTCGCGCTGACCGCACCGGGCCTGTTCGGCGTGGCCGCGGTCCCGGCGACCGCGCTCGCGGTGGTCGGTGTCGGGCTCGTGGTCGGGGCGTTCCGCCACGTCGGACGGTGGCTGATCCCGTTCGCCCTCGTGCTCGCCGCGGCGACGTGGCTGGCCGCCGCCGTCCCCTGGGCCGATCTGGACGACGGGGTCGGTGATCTCACCGCCGCGCCGCAGACGGCGGCCCAGGTCGCCACCGAGTACCGCCGTGGCGCCGGCGACATCACCCTCGACCTGCGAGGTCTCGACCTCACGGCGACGCCCGGCGTCCCGGTGACCCCGGTCCGCACGTCGGCGCAGCTCGGCGTCGGGACGGTGACGGTGCTCGTCCCGCCCGGTGCGGACCTGGTGGCCCGCGGCGACGTCGGGGTCGGCGACATCTCGCTGGACGGCCGGGCCGTCGACGGTGCCCCGGTCTCGACGACCGTGAACGACCCCGGCTCGGACGGTCCGGGCGGACGTCCGATCGAGCTCGACCTGCACGCCGAGGTCGGCTCCGTGGTGGTGACCCGTGGCTGAGGACGGACGGTCCCGCGGGCGGGGCGCACCCGACCCGGTCGCGCTGATCTGCGGGCTGCTCGCCCTCGTCGTGGCCGGCTACGGCTACTCGGGGCTGACCCCGGGAACCGGCGTCGACCTGCGCTGGGGCCTCGCCGTGGTGGCCGTCCTGGCCGGCGTGTCATTCATTGTGATGAGCCTGCGCGGTAGCGGTAACTCCCGGACCACTTCGGACGACTAACAGGCATCGGTCACCGGCAAGCTGGGGAGCATTGCCGGAGGCCGCTCCGCCCGCGCAGTCGCGGGCCCGACGGGGGTCGGGCCGTCTGTGGACGTGGGCGGCCCGGGGCGGGGCCGGTTCCACCGGCCCCGCCCCGTTCACGTCGGGCCCGCCACCGGGCTCACTCCCACTCGATGGTGCCCGGGGGCTTGCTCGTCACGTCGAGGACCACGCGGTTGACCTCGGCCACCTCGTTCGTGATCCGGGTGGAGATCCGCTCCAGGACGTCGTAGGGCAGGCGGGTCCAGTCCGCGGTCATCGCGTCCTCGGAGCTGACCGGGCGCAGCACGATCGGGTGCCCGTAGGTCCGGCCGTCGCCCTGCACGCCGACACTGCGGACGTCGGCCAGCAGCACCACCGGGCACTGCCAGATCTCGGCGTCCAGTCCGGCCGTGGTGAGTTCGTCGCGGGCGATCGCGTCCGCCGCGCGCAGCGTCTCCAACCGCTCCGCGGTGACCTCGCCGATGATCCGGATGCCGAGCCCCGGACCGGGGAACGGCTGCCGGTTGACGATCACCTCGGGCAGCCCGAGCTCGGCGCCGACGGTGCGGACCTCGTCCTTGAACAACGCCCGCAGCGGCTCGACCAGGGCGAACTCGATGTCGTCCGGCAGACCGCCGACGTTGTGGTGGCTCTTGATCGTCGCCGTCCCGGACCCGCCCCCGGACTCCACGACGTCGGGGTAGAGCGTCCCCTGCACCAGGAACCCGACATGCTCCTCCGCCGCGACCTCTGCCGTGGCGGCCTCGAACACCCGGATGAACTCCCGGCCGATGATCTTGCGCTTCTCCTCCGGGTCGGTCACCCCGGCGAGCGCGCCGAGGAACCGGTCACGGGCGTCGACGACGTGCAGGTTCGCGCCCGTCGCGGCGACGAAGTCCTTCTCCACCTGCTCGCGCTCGCCGGAGCGCAGCAGCCCGAGGTCGACGAACACGCACGTCAGACGGTCCCCGATGGCCCGCTGCACGAGCGCGGCGGCGACCGCGGAGTCGACCCCGCCGGACAGGCCGCAGATCGCCCGGCCCTCCCCGATCTGCTCGCGGACCGCGGCGACGGTGTCGTCGATGATCGAGGCGGTGGTCCAGCTCGGCGCGATGCCCGCGACGTCGTGCAGGAACCGGCGCAGCACCTCCTGCCCGTGCGGGGAGTGTCCGACCTCCGGGTGGTACTGCACGCCGGCCAGGCGCCGGTCGGTGTCCTCGAACGCCGCGACCGCGACCCTGTCCGAGGACGCGGTGACGGTGAAGCCCTCCGGCGCGGCGACGACCGAGTCGCCGTGGCTCATCCACACCGGGTGCTTCGCGGGCAGCCCGCCGTGCAGCGTGCCGGTGGTGCCGGTGAGGTTCAGCTCGGTGCGCCCGTACTCGCGGGTCCCGTCGTGCGCGACCTCGCCGCCGAGCGCACGGGCCATCGCCTGGAAGCCGTAGCAGAGCCCGAGCACCGGGATACCCGCGGAGAACAGCGCGCCGTCGACGGCGGGAGCGTCGTCGGCGTAGACACTCGCCGGACCGCCGGAGAGGATCACCGCGGCCGGGTTCCTCGCCACGATCTCGGAGACCGGCGTGCTCGCCGGCACGATCTCGGAGTACACGTCGGCCTCCCGCACGCGGCGGGCGATCAGCTGCGCGTACTGGGCTCCGTAGTCCACGACAAGGACGGTCGGCGTCTCCACCGGGCCAGGGTAACGAGCACCGGCACCCGCACCGCCGCTGCGTGTCCGACGGCACCGGCCCGTCCCTCGGGCGCACCTCACACGGGTTCACCCCACCTCACACACGTCGTACGGCATGTGAGGAGAACCGGAGCCGTGTGAGGTCGCGTCAGGCGGAGGAGGGGTCCTCGTGGCGGCCGAGGGATCGGCTCCCGGGCGGCTGGACGGGGCCGAGCAGGGCGCGCAGGTCGGCGGCGGCCGAGGCGGGGCTGTCGAGGTCCACGGCGACGACCGGGGCGACCTTGCGCAGGGCCGTCACCACGGCGGGGTCGGCGAGGTCGTGGGTCCGGCCCACCGCGCCGGTGACGATCACGCTCGGCCGGAGCTTCGCGACTGCGGCGGGGTCGGGTGAGCGGGCCTCGCCCACCGAGGCCACGCCGTCCAGCGACCCGGCGCAGCCGACGAGGTTCGCGCCCAGCTCGACCAGGAGCGCCCCGACCGACTCGTCGGTGGCGAGCACCGTCCGGACCGGGCCACCCAGCGGGACCGAGGTCCCGGTCGCGTCGACGAACGGGCGTCCGCCGCCCATCACCGAGGCGGCGGTGACCCGGGCGCGGGGATCGGGCGGGTTCATGGGCGGGCCCCCTCGTCGTCGGCGGGCGCGGAGATCACGGCGCCCGGTGCCACTATCGCACCGCCGGCCGCCGGCGTCCTTCGCCGGACGGGCCGCCCGTGCCGTCCCGGGGCTGGCCGCACCCCGCTGCCGCCGCGCAGAATGCGCAGGGCGCGGAGATCACGCCCGGGGACCGGCCGCGCCGCCGACGACGACGGACAGGACTCACCATGCCGATGCTCGACCCGCTCGCGACGTTCCTGATGCGCATCCAGGCCGCCGGCAACGACGTCGCCCCGGTCTCGGCCCTGTTCCGCGCCGGGCCGGACGCCACCGACGACCAGAAGGCCATGGCCGAGCAGCTCGCCCGGCGCGCGTACGAGGGCGGGCTGATCGCGGACACCGGCACCCCGGACGACGGACCGGCGCGCGTCGCGGTCACCGCCGCCGGCGAGCAGTTCCTCGTCGACTGCGGACTCTGACCGAGCCTTCCCCGGAGCGGGCCGTCCCCGCCACCGGACGACCGCTCATCGGGTAAACGATCCCCAGAATTGATGATCTTCGTTAACGACGACGCCCTCTCCGGCGCTACCTGATCAGCAGCCGTGCGCATGCCGGCTCGTCAGCGTCGAAAGGTGGCTCCCGTCATGGCCCGAAAATCCGTCCTCGTCGCGGCGGTCGTCGTGGCCGGCCTCGGTCTGGCCGGCTGCGGCTCCGCCGGTGCCGCACCCGCGTCCCGGCCGGCCTCGACGCCGGTGTCGGCGGCGTCGGGGTCCACCGGCACGGCGGACGACGCCTCGGGCATCGCCCGCCCGGTCGCCGGGGTCGGCGCCGAGACCGTGCGCGTGGTCCGGGTCGTCGACGGCGACACCTTCGACATCGGCGGCGGAGAGCGCGTCCGGGTGCTCGGGATCGACTCGTGCGAGGCGGGGACCCCCGGTGGCACGCGGGCGTCCGACGACGCCGGGGACCTGCTCGCCGGCCGCACCGTCGTCCTCACCCGGGAGCAGGGTGTGGACCGCGACCCGAGCGACCGGCTGCTGCGCTACGTCGCGACCCGCGACGGCGACCTCGGCCGGCTGATGGCCGCGCGCGACCACACCGCGGTGTTCGACGGCCGCAACGACGCCGACGGGTCCTACCTCTCCGACCTGCGTGAACGCGACCGCGACGGCCGCGACTGCGGTGACTCCGGCTCCGCGGGGTCGACGTTCGGGCCGGGCTACACCTACGGCGGCCACGACAGGTCCTACGAGTGGTCCGGCGACACGTGGTCGCACAGCGATCGGTCGCACAACGACTGGTCCCACGACGGCTACGACCACGACTGGTCCGACGACCACCCGCGCCCGACCCACCCGTCGACGCCGCCGACCACGCCCACGACGCCGTCGGATCCCTCGACCGGACCGTCGCTGCCGAACCTGCCCGGACTCCCGAGCCTGCCGGGCGTCCCCGGGCTCCCGAGCATTCCCGGACTCCCGAGCATCCCCGGGCTCCCCGGCACGGGGACGGGCACGGGCGGATCCACCGGAAGCGGTACAGGAAACGGGACCGGGACCGGCGGGGCGACCGGGACGGGCACAGGGACCGGCACCGGATCGGGCTCCACCGGCAGCACGTCGCCCGGCGGCACCCCGACCTCCTGAGCCGCCGGCACCTCACGTCCGTCCACGCCGGTGACCCCGGCGTGGGCGGGCGGGCTCAGGCCCGGATGGTCAGGCCCACCCGCTGGAACTCCTTGAGGTCGGAGTAGCCGGTCTTGGCCATAGCCCGGCGCAGGGCGCCGAACAGGTTCGTGGTGCCGTAGGGGCTCTCGGTCGGCCCGAAGAGCACCTGCTCCAGCGGACGCCCGGAGCCGGCCAGGCCGGTCACCTCGGAGCGCGGCAGCGACGGGTGCGCCGCCGTGGAGGTCCAGTAGAGACCGCCCGCGGGGGCCTCCTCGGCGTCGGCGAGCTGCTCGCCCAGCAT is a window encoding:
- the guaA gene encoding glutamine-hydrolyzing GMP synthase; its protein translation is METPTVLVVDYGAQYAQLIARRVREADVYSEIVPASTPVSEIVARNPAAVILSGGPASVYADDAPAVDGALFSAGIPVLGLCYGFQAMARALGGEVAHDGTREYGRTELNLTGTTGTLHGGLPAKHPVWMSHGDSVVAAPEGFTVTASSDRVAVAAFEDTDRRLAGVQYHPEVGHSPHGQEVLRRFLHDVAGIAPSWTTASIIDDTVAAVREQIGEGRAICGLSGGVDSAVAAALVQRAIGDRLTCVFVDLGLLRSGEREQVEKDFVAATGANLHVVDARDRFLGALAGVTDPEEKRKIIGREFIRVFEAATAEVAAEEHVGFLVQGTLYPDVVESGGGSGTATIKSHHNVGGLPDDIEFALVEPLRALFKDEVRTVGAELGLPEVIVNRQPFPGPGLGIRIIGEVTAERLETLRAADAIARDELTTAGLDAEIWQCPVVLLADVRSVGVQGDGRTYGHPIVLRPVSSEDAMTADWTRLPYDVLERISTRITNEVAEVNRVVLDVTSKPPGTIEWE
- a CDS encoding ABC transporter substrate-binding protein → MNPPDPRARVTAASVMGGGRPFVDATGTSVPLGGPVRTVLATDESVGALLVELGANLVGCAGSLDGVASVGEARSPDPAAVAKLRPSVIVTGAVGRTHDLADPAVVTALRKVAPVVAVDLDSPASAAADLRALLGPVQPPGSRSLGRHEDPSSA
- a CDS encoding thermonuclease family protein, encoding MARKSVLVAAVVVAGLGLAGCGSAGAAPASRPASTPVSAASGSTGTADDASGIARPVAGVGAETVRVVRVVDGDTFDIGGGERVRVLGIDSCEAGTPGGTRASDDAGDLLAGRTVVLTREQGVDRDPSDRLLRYVATRDGDLGRLMAARDHTAVFDGRNDADGSYLSDLRERDRDGRDCGDSGSAGSTFGPGYTYGGHDRSYEWSGDTWSHSDRSHNDWSHDGYDHDWSDDHPRPTHPSTPPTTPTTPSDPSTGPSLPNLPGLPSLPGVPGLPSIPGLPSIPGLPGTGTGTGGSTGSGTGNGTGTGGATGTGTGTGTGSGSTGSTSPGGTPTS